In the genome of Grus americana isolate bGruAme1 chromosome 16, bGruAme1.mat, whole genome shotgun sequence, one region contains:
- the SLC8B1 gene encoding mitochondrial sodium/calcium exchanger protein has translation MGPAGALSLAGVLAGDSGAQPAGTPLPLDLGRTVPPGGDVLSHGRGLDCWEVRKHNSSEWCRFIRSNPDCRLDGGFLDYLEGVFCVFPPRLLPLAVTLYALWLLYLFIILGVTAEKFFCPNLSAISTNLKLSHNVAVSFFLAFGNGAPDVFSAVVAFSDPRTAGLAIGAVFGAGVFVTTVVAGGIALVKPFTAASRPFLRDVIFYMVAVFLTFMVLYFGRITLGEALGYLGLYVFYVFTVVLCTWIHRRQRGEGLAPPGSWEPEMPTDAEEQESPGTNSGDYGEEYQPLLPSRETSLRILTTALSPLDYRKWRRKPWYWRLFKVFKVPVELVLLLTVPVVDPDKDDLNWKRPLNCLHILTSPLLCVLTLKSGAYGLYQIQGIFPVWALVTLVGFVLALITFLTTSNEEPPKYHCVFAFLGFLASAMWINAAATELVNILRTLGVIFQLSNTVLGLTLLAWGNSIGDTFSDLTMARQGYPRMAFSACFGGIIFNILVGVGLGCLLQMTSSQLVVKLEPDSLLVWILAGALGLSLVFSFVSVPAQCFQLGKVYGVCLILYYLAFLCVALLTEFRVIRLSAI, from the exons ATGGGGCCGGCCGGGGCACTCAGCCTGGCCGGGGTGCTGGCGGGGGACAGCGGGGCGCAGCCAGCCGGGACCCCGCTGCCGCTGGACCTGGGGCGCACGGTCCCTCCCGGGGGAGATGTTCTGAGCCACGGCCGGGGCCTGGAC TGCTGGGAGGTGCGGAAGCACAACAGCTCCGAGTGGTGCCGCTTCATCCGGAGTAACCCCGACTGCCGGCTGGACGGCGGCTTCCTCGACTACCTGGAAGGGGTCTTCTGCGTCTTccccccccggctgctcccCCTGGCCGTCACCCTCTAC GCTCTCTGGCTCCTGTACCTGTTCATCATCCTCGGTGTGACGGCAGAGAAGTT tttctgcccCAACTTATCGGCCATCTCCACCAACCTGAAGCTGTCTCACAACGTGGCAGTATCCTT CTTCCTGGCCTTTGGCAATGGGGCACCAGATGTCTTCAGCGCCGTGGTGGCCTTCTCTGACCCACGGACGGCAGGGCTGGCCATCGGGGCCGTCTTTG GCGCCGGCGTGTTCGTGACCACGGTGGTGGCCGGGGGCATTGCCCTGGTCAAGCCCTTCACGGCTGCCTCCAGGCCCTTCCTCAGGGATGTCATCTTCTACATGGTGGCCGTCTTTCTCACCTTCATGGTCCTCTACTTTGGCAGGATCACGCTGGGAGAGGCTCTAG GTTACCTGGGGCTGTATGTCTTCTACGTCTTCACCGTGGTGCTCTGCACCTGGATTCAccggcggcagcggggggaAGGGCTGGCCCCCCCCGGATCCTGGGAGCCAG agATGCCGACAGATGCTGAAGAGCAGGAGTCGCCAGGCACAAACAGCGGGGACTACG GCGAGGAGTaccagcccctgctcccctcccggGAGACCTCCCTGCGCATCCTCACCACTGCCCTCAGCCCCTTGGACTACCgcaagtggaggaggaagcCCTGGTACTGGCGGCTCTTCAAGGTCTTCAag GTGCCCgtggagctggtgctgctgctcaccGTTCCCGTCGTGGACCCCGACAAGGACGACCTGAACTGGAAGAGACCCCTCAACTGCCTGCACATCCTCACCAGCCCCCTGCTCTGTGTCCTCACCCTGAAGTCTGGCGCCT ACGGGCTGTACCAGATCCAGGGCATCTTCCCAGTCTGGGCACTGGTCACACTGGTCGGCTTTGTCCTGGCCCTCATCACCTTCCTCACCACAAGCAACGAGGAGCCACCCAAGTACCACTGC GTATTTGCCTTCCTTGGGTTTTTGGCCAGTGCCATGTGGATCAACGCCGCAGCCACGGAGCTGGTGAACATCCTCCGGACCCTAGGCGTCATCTTCCAGCTGAGCAACACCGTGCTGGGCTTGACGCTGCTGGCCTGGGGCAACAGCATCGGCG aCACCTTCTCTGACCTCACCATGGCACGGCAGGGCTACCCCCGCATGGCCTTCTCGGCCTGCTTCGGGGGCATCATCTTCA ACATCCTGGTCGGCGTGGGGCTCGGCTGCCTGCTGCAGATGACCAGCAGCCAGCTGGTGGTGAAG CTGGAGCCCGACAGCCTCCTCGTCTGGATCCTCGCCGGGGCCCTGGGGCTGAGCTTGGTCTTCTCCTTCGTGTCGGTGCCAGCGCAGTGCTTCCAGCTGGGCAAGGTGTACGGCGTCTGCCTCATCCTCTACTACCTGGCCTTCCTCTGCGTGGCCCTGCTGACCGAGTTCAGGGTGATCCGTCTCTCCGCCATCTGA